One genomic segment of Natranaeroarchaeum aerophilus includes these proteins:
- a CDS encoding HalX domain-containing protein, producing MGHGDDPTVLIAEDEPDLADLYTEWLAEDCRVRTAYNGSQALDAIDESVDVVLLDRRMPGLSGDKVLDTIRERGLGCRVAMVTAVEPDFDIIEMGFDDYLVKPASKDELRSLVDQLLLRSEYDGMLQEFYALASKKAILDKQKPEYELRASEEYRRLKDRLAVLRADIDDTMAELSDRDAYAQTSQDIAR from the coding sequence ATGGGTCACGGGGATGATCCAACGGTTCTGATCGCGGAAGACGAACCCGACCTCGCGGACCTGTATACGGAGTGGCTTGCGGAGGACTGTCGAGTACGAACCGCCTACAACGGCAGTCAGGCGCTGGACGCCATCGACGAGAGCGTCGATGTCGTCCTGCTGGACCGTCGAATGCCCGGACTTTCGGGAGACAAAGTGCTGGATACGATCCGGGAACGGGGGCTGGGCTGTCGTGTCGCAATGGTGACTGCAGTCGAACCCGACTTCGATATCATCGAGATGGGCTTTGACGATTATCTCGTCAAACCCGCATCGAAAGACGAACTTCGATCGCTGGTCGATCAACTGCTGTTACGGAGCGAGTACGACGGCATGCTACAGGAGTTTTACGCGCTCGCCTCGAAGAAGGCGATCCTCGACAAGCAAAAGCCCGAGTACGAACTCCGGGCCAGCGAGGAGTACCGTCGCCTGAAGGATCGACTGGCCGTACTCCGGGCAGATATCGACGATACGATGGCGGAACTGTCCGACCGAGACGCCTACGCCCAGACGTCCCAGGATATCGCCCGCTGA
- a CDS encoding thiamine-phosphate synthase family protein: MSLVLPSEIVVERFMPTARVMLASELDERGFTQQEIADRLGVTQAAISNLINDNVDVEPRFSEDERMVATIRRIADGFESGEMDEVDALAELLTLIREFEDRGPICAVHEELMPELEGLGCDLCVRGTESQMLAERDVLQSVRRAARLLTGTDAVVDYIPNVGTNIGMALPDADGPTDVAAIPGRIYRIRGTAERAANPEFGASEHVARTILLVSSEDDDIGAALNLATSDALLDAARERGIDPLAFDAGYEGRDDRLRERLADRESVPEVIYHRGEFGIEPVTYVFGETAVDAAELAVDLVEDVASEE, translated from the coding sequence ATGTCGCTGGTGCTCCCGAGCGAAATCGTCGTCGAGCGGTTCATGCCGACGGCCCGCGTCATGCTTGCGAGCGAACTCGACGAGCGGGGGTTCACACAACAGGAGATCGCCGACCGTCTCGGAGTCACACAGGCGGCAATCAGCAACCTGATCAACGATAACGTCGACGTCGAACCGCGATTTAGCGAGGACGAACGGATGGTGGCCACGATCAGGCGGATCGCCGATGGCTTCGAATCCGGTGAGATGGACGAGGTCGACGCACTGGCAGAACTGCTGACACTGATCAGGGAGTTCGAAGACAGGGGGCCGATCTGTGCCGTCCACGAGGAGTTGATGCCGGAGCTAGAGGGGCTAGGCTGTGATCTCTGTGTCCGTGGGACGGAGTCACAGATGCTCGCCGAACGGGACGTACTGCAGTCGGTCCGTCGGGCGGCACGGCTGCTGACTGGCACCGATGCTGTTGTCGATTACATCCCGAACGTCGGCACGAACATCGGGATGGCACTTCCCGACGCCGACGGACCAACCGACGTAGCAGCGATCCCGGGTCGGATCTATCGTATCCGTGGGACGGCCGAACGCGCGGCAAATCCCGAGTTTGGTGCGTCCGAACACGTTGCCCGGACGATTCTCCTCGTGAGCTCGGAAGATGACGATATCGGGGCGGCGCTCAACCTCGCAACGAGCGACGCGTTACTCGATGCCGCTCGCGAACGGGGGATCGATCCGCTGGCGTTCGATGCGGGGTACGAGGGACGGGACGATCGCCTTCGAGAGCGTCTTGCAGACCGAGAATCAGTCCCAGAAGTGATCTATCACCGTGGCGAGTTCGGCATCGAACCGGTGACGTACGTTTTCGGCGAGACGGCGGTCGATGCCGCGGAGCTCGCAGTCGACCTCGTCGAAGACGTGGCCAGTGAGGAGTAG
- a CDS encoding SDR family oxidoreductase → MDLEIDGNAALVTASSSGLGKASAEALAKNGANVVVNGRDEGRLETAADEIRETAAGDVVAVQADLTEKDDIERLVERTVEEFGGLDHLVTSAGGPPSGPFLETTDEDWYEAFDLLVMSVVRLVRESEPYLRDGEGTIVNITSRSVKEAIDQLVLSNSVRMSVIGLEKTLSKELAPDVRANAVLPGAHETARVEELIEQSMDRGEYDSYAEGLADWSDGNPMERIGDPQELGDAVAFLSSPRSSYINGVAVPIDGGSGASNL, encoded by the coding sequence ATGGACCTTGAGATCGACGGCAACGCCGCGCTGGTAACGGCATCGAGCAGCGGCCTCGGGAAGGCGTCGGCCGAAGCGCTGGCCAAGAACGGTGCGAACGTCGTTGTCAACGGACGTGACGAGGGCCGACTCGAAACGGCGGCCGACGAGATCCGTGAAACGGCGGCGGGAGACGTCGTCGCCGTGCAGGCCGATCTCACCGAGAAAGACGATATCGAGCGACTGGTCGAGCGGACCGTCGAGGAGTTCGGGGGCCTCGATCACCTCGTGACCAGTGCCGGTGGGCCGCCGAGCGGCCCGTTTCTGGAGACGACCGACGAGGACTGGTACGAGGCCTTCGACCTGCTGGTGATGAGCGTCGTCCGCCTCGTCCGCGAGAGCGAGCCGTATCTCCGAGATGGCGAGGGGACCATCGTGAACATCACGTCCCGCAGCGTCAAGGAAGCCATCGACCAGCTCGTGCTCTCGAACTCGGTGCGAATGAGCGTCATCGGGCTGGAGAAGACGCTCTCCAAGGAGCTTGCACCGGACGTGCGTGCCAACGCCGTCCTGCCCGGTGCACACGAGACCGCCCGCGTCGAGGAGCTGATCGAGCAGTCCATGGACCGAGGCGAGTACGACAGCTACGCGGAGGGGCTGGCGGACTGGAGCGACGGCAACCCGATGGAGCGTATCGGCGACCCGCAGGAGCTCGGTGACGCAGTTGCGTTCCTCAGCTCTCCCCGGTCGAGTTACATCAACGGCGTCGCAGTACCGATCGACGGCGGTTCGGGGGCGTCGAACCTCTAG
- a CDS encoding pyridoxal phosphate-dependent aminotransferase, whose protein sequence is MKISERVQQVPPSGIRRFFELAEEMDDVISLGVGEPDFSAPWAAREAAIASLERGETSYTANRGKRELREAIGEHVDERYDLSYDPDEEIIVTTGVSEGVDVALRALVDPGDTVAVPDPSYVSYAPGITFAGGDPLPVKTSNHEFKLTVEELQRAGAQHADAILFCYPNNPTGAIMTRSDLEPIAEFAREHDLTVLSDEIYAELTYGREHTSIATLPGMRERTIVFNGFSKAYAMTGLRLGYAMGPPEAIGAMNRIHQYGMLSAPTTAQHAALEALESCDDEVEEMVAQYNRRRNFVLSRFEEMGIDCFEAEGAFYVFPEVPSGDAEAFAEGLLEEQQVAAVPGNVFGEDGKGHLRVSYATGLDDLKTAMARIEAYID, encoded by the coding sequence ATGAAGATCAGCGAGCGCGTCCAGCAGGTACCACCGTCCGGTATCCGGCGCTTTTTCGAGCTCGCCGAAGAGATGGACGACGTCATCTCCCTCGGAGTGGGCGAGCCGGACTTCTCCGCACCGTGGGCGGCCCGCGAGGCCGCCATCGCGTCGCTCGAACGCGGGGAGACCTCCTACACGGCCAATCGTGGGAAACGAGAGCTTCGGGAAGCGATCGGCGAACATGTCGACGAGCGCTACGACCTGTCGTACGATCCCGACGAGGAGATCATCGTCACCACGGGTGTCAGCGAGGGCGTCGACGTGGCGCTCCGCGCGCTCGTCGATCCGGGCGATACCGTTGCCGTCCCCGATCCATCCTACGTTTCGTACGCCCCGGGAATCACGTTTGCTGGCGGCGATCCCCTCCCTGTCAAGACCAGCAACCACGAGTTCAAACTCACTGTCGAAGAGCTTCAGCGGGCCGGTGCACAGCACGCCGACGCGATCCTCTTCTGTTACCCCAACAACCCGACCGGGGCGATCATGACCAGGTCGGATCTGGAACCGATCGCCGAGTTCGCACGAGAGCACGATCTGACCGTGCTGAGCGATGAGATCTACGCGGAGCTTACCTACGGCCGTGAGCACACCTCGATCGCGACACTCCCGGGAATGCGCGAGCGTACCATCGTGTTCAACGGCTTCTCGAAGGCCTACGCGATGACTGGCCTTCGCCTCGGCTACGCGATGGGGCCACCGGAAGCGATCGGGGCGATGAATCGGATTCACCAGTATGGGATGCTGTCCGCCCCGACGACTGCCCAGCACGCCGCACTGGAAGCACTGGAGAGCTGTGACGATGAAGTCGAGGAGATGGTCGCACAGTACAATCGACGCCGGAACTTCGTCCTCTCCCGGTTCGAGGAGATGGGGATCGACTGTTTCGAGGCCGAGGGTGCGTTCTACGTCTTCCCCGAAGTCCCCAGTGGCGACGCCGAAGCGTTTGCTGAGGGACTGCTCGAAGAACAGCAGGTCGCCGCCGTCCCGGGGAACGTCTTCGGTGAGGACGGCAAAGGACACCTGCGTGTCTCCTATGCAACGGGTCTCGACGACCTGAAAACGGCAATGGCGCGGATCGAGGCGTATATCGACTGA
- a CDS encoding Lrp/AsnC family transcriptional regulator: MSKRELLELLLENARYSTEDLARMTGLDEETVVATIESLEAEGVIRGYQAVVDWNEVDEERVRASVELNVTLDRETSYSDISERLARFPEVKTLRLVSGDYDFEMVVEGESMQQVSKFISDKVAPVPEITQTVTHYVMDTYKDRGIRMSEDDDDDRLSISP, from the coding sequence ATGAGCAAGCGCGAACTGCTGGAGCTTCTCCTGGAGAATGCACGGTACTCCACCGAGGATCTGGCGAGGATGACCGGCCTCGACGAAGAAACGGTCGTTGCAACCATCGAATCGCTCGAAGCCGAGGGAGTCATCAGAGGTTATCAGGCAGTCGTCGACTGGAACGAGGTCGATGAAGAGCGTGTTCGCGCGTCCGTAGAATTGAACGTCACACTCGACCGGGAGACCAGCTACAGCGACATCTCCGAGCGACTGGCGCGTTTCCCCGAAGTGAAGACGCTGCGGCTAGTCAGCGGCGACTACGACTTCGAGATGGTCGTCGAGGGCGAGTCGATGCAGCAGGTCTCGAAGTTCATCAGCGACAAAGTCGCTCCGGTCCCCGAGATCACCCAGACGGTGACCCACTACGTGATGGATACCTACAAGGACCGCGGGATCCGGATGAGCGAGGATGACGACGACGACCGACTGTCGATCTCTCCATGA
- a CDS encoding tRNA (cytidine(56)-2'-O)-methyltransferase, with protein sequence MQDDSEVAVLRLGHRPGRDNRMTTHVGLTARALGADRVILDGASGPAETIEDITERFGGPFEVEVTGSPKGVLRNWEGVVVHLTMYGERVQDVEAEIRERHASGEPVLVVVGAEKVSFDVYEAADWNVGVTNQPHSEVAGLAVFLDRLFEGRELDREWEDADQHVVPMPTGKKVVPTEEE encoded by the coding sequence ATGCAAGATGATTCCGAGGTCGCTGTCCTCAGACTCGGCCATCGCCCCGGTCGGGACAACCGGATGACGACACACGTCGGCCTGACCGCCCGCGCGCTCGGGGCCGACCGCGTGATCCTCGACGGTGCGTCCGGACCAGCCGAGACCATCGAGGACATCACCGAACGCTTCGGTGGCCCCTTCGAGGTCGAGGTGACGGGGAGTCCAAAGGGCGTACTCCGGAACTGGGAGGGCGTCGTCGTCCACCTGACGATGTATGGCGAGCGCGTCCAGGACGTCGAAGCGGAGATCAGGGAGCGCCACGCGTCGGGCGAGCCGGTCCTGGTCGTCGTCGGCGCCGAGAAGGTTTCGTTCGACGTCTACGAGGCGGCCGACTGGAACGTCGGCGTGACGAACCAGCCACACTCGGAGGTTGCCGGACTCGCCGTCTTCCTCGACCGGCTGTTCGAGGGGCGCGAACTCGACCGCGAATGGGAAGACGCCGACCAGCACGTCGTACCGATGCCAACTGGCAAAAAGGTCGTCCCGACCGAGGAAGAGTAG